One Curtobacterium sp. BH-2-1-1 genomic region harbors:
- a CDS encoding arginase family protein encodes MQFLVVGQWQGSASSRAMRLGDGAAAIAADLPRASTTVVDVPAGAGDRLETAVARYTSVLSVAERVAEETTVSSEPVLVVGGDGASVLGATVGLGPDTAFVRIAGSSGFRALNRAQPVAAETAVLRILVDRPDDLFPALPTLAASSVVVAGVRGVEDAEAGALDRAGIVHLDVDAATPDAISAAVDATGAQAVFVHVDLDVLDPSEVDGLLEPVPFGLDGAGLVERIQAATRGRRLAGAALTGFAPVDPDRAVDDLGVILRAVGALTSASRTV; translated from the coding sequence ATGCAGTTCCTCGTGGTCGGTCAGTGGCAGGGTTCGGCGTCGTCCCGTGCGATGCGCCTCGGGGACGGAGCCGCGGCGATCGCGGCCGACCTCCCGCGCGCGTCGACCACCGTGGTCGACGTCCCGGCGGGCGCCGGCGATCGTCTCGAGACGGCCGTCGCCCGATACACCTCGGTGCTCTCGGTGGCCGAACGGGTCGCCGAGGAGACCACGGTGTCGAGCGAGCCGGTCCTCGTCGTCGGCGGTGACGGTGCGAGCGTGCTCGGCGCCACGGTCGGGCTCGGACCGGACACCGCCTTCGTGCGGATCGCGGGGTCGAGCGGCTTCCGGGCACTCAACCGCGCCCAGCCCGTCGCCGCCGAGACCGCCGTGCTCCGCATCCTCGTGGACCGCCCCGACGACCTGTTCCCGGCCCTTCCGACCCTGGCGGCCTCGTCCGTCGTCGTCGCCGGCGTGCGCGGGGTCGAGGACGCCGAGGCAGGTGCCCTCGACCGTGCCGGGATCGTGCACCTCGACGTCGACGCCGCCACCCCGGACGCGATCTCGGCAGCGGTGGACGCCACCGGTGCCCAGGCGGTGTTCGTGCACGTCGACCTGGACGTCCTCGACCCGTCAGAGGTCGACGGGCTGCTCGAGCCCGTCCCGTTCGGGTTGGACGGCGCCGGACTCGTCGAGCGCATCCAGGCCGCCACGCGCGGACGACGACTGGCGGGCGCGGCCCTCACCGGGTTCGCGCCGGTCGACCCGGACCGCGCGGTCGACGACCTCGGCGTCATCCTGCGTGCGGTCGGCGCGCTGACGAGCGCGTCCCGCACCGTCTGA
- a CDS encoding siderophore-interacting protein, with protein MAARYRVFSVRVAAVTSLTPHFVRVTLTGDALAEFSSVGLDQRIKIVLPIPGHGFTDLPDGEDWYGAWRALPDAFRNPLRTYTVRSFRPDARELDIDFVAHGDTGPASRWVSACRVGDELRIVGPAVPSSPAELPTGAAEFDPGAANRILLAGDETAAPAICAILEALDVATVGHVFIEVPTDADRLPVSAPAGVEVRWIARNGASHGVRMTDQVHAWASTVAAGPACGDAGELADVDVDEQVLWDIPAGDEPRPVYAWIAGEAGCVKELRRHLVRGVGLDRKQVAFMGYWRHGKAEN; from the coding sequence GTGGCAGCCCGGTACCGTGTCTTCTCCGTCCGCGTGGCAGCCGTCACGTCCCTCACCCCGCACTTCGTCCGGGTGACCCTGACGGGCGACGCCCTCGCCGAGTTCTCGTCCGTCGGCCTCGACCAGCGCATCAAGATCGTGCTGCCGATCCCCGGGCACGGCTTCACGGACCTGCCCGACGGCGAGGACTGGTACGGCGCCTGGCGTGCCCTGCCCGACGCGTTCCGGAACCCGCTCCGCACCTACACGGTCCGCTCCTTCCGACCGGACGCCCGTGAGCTCGACATCGACTTCGTCGCGCACGGCGACACCGGACCCGCCTCGCGCTGGGTCTCGGCGTGCCGGGTCGGCGACGAACTGCGCATCGTCGGGCCGGCGGTGCCGTCGTCGCCCGCGGAGCTCCCGACCGGTGCGGCCGAGTTCGACCCCGGCGCCGCGAACCGGATCCTGCTCGCCGGCGACGAGACCGCCGCCCCGGCCATCTGCGCCATCCTCGAGGCGCTCGACGTCGCCACCGTCGGCCACGTCTTCATCGAGGTCCCGACCGACGCCGACCGGCTGCCCGTGTCCGCGCCCGCAGGGGTCGAGGTCCGCTGGATCGCCCGGAACGGCGCCTCGCACGGCGTCCGGATGACCGACCAGGTGCACGCCTGGGCGTCGACCGTCGCGGCGGGGCCGGCGTGCGGCGACGCGGGGGAACTCGCGGACGTCGACGTCGACGAGCAGGTGCTCTGGGACATCCCGGCCGGCGACGAGCCGCGACCCGTCTACGCCTGGATCGCTGGCGAGGCCGGGTGCGTCAAGGAACTCCGCCGGCACCTCGTGCGCGGTGTCGGGCTCGACCGGAAGCAGGTCGCGTTCATGGGGTACTGGCGGCACGGCAAGGCCGAGAATTGA
- a CDS encoding NAD(P)/FAD-dependent oxidoreductase: MTDYDLIVIGAGAVGENVADYAKKRGLSVAIVEAELVGGECSYWACMPSKALLRSGHALAAAKRLDGAKQAVTGDLDAAHVLARRNSFTSDWKDDGQVSWLESADIDLIRGHARITGEKTIEVDGTTYTAAAAIAVVTGSLHTLPDVPGLADATPWGTREATSGQTVPESLFVIGGGVSGSELATAWASLGAKVTLVARHGLLGGMEPFAGELVADSLRELGVDVRTGVNPTRVDRDEHGLVTTTLDDGSTVITSEVLAATGRAATTKDLGLESVGLTAGDWLQVDDTMLVQGTDWLYAVGDVNHRVLLTHQGKYQARAAGEAIAARYQGTPLHTEPWGAHVATADHAAVPQVTFTDPEVASVGLTEATAREQGLNVRAVEYELGNVAGASLQADGYTGRAKMVVDEDRGVVVGVTFVGQDVAEMLHAATIAVVGEVPVDRLWHAVPAYPTMNEIWLRLLETYGRPE, from the coding sequence ATGACGGACTACGACCTCATCGTGATCGGCGCCGGCGCAGTCGGCGAGAACGTGGCGGACTACGCCAAGAAGCGCGGCCTGTCGGTCGCCATCGTGGAGGCCGAGCTCGTCGGCGGCGAGTGCTCCTACTGGGCGTGCATGCCGTCCAAGGCCCTGCTGCGCAGCGGGCACGCGCTCGCAGCGGCGAAGCGACTCGACGGTGCGAAGCAGGCGGTCACGGGCGACCTCGACGCGGCGCACGTGCTCGCCCGACGGAACTCCTTCACCTCGGACTGGAAGGACGACGGCCAGGTCTCGTGGCTCGAGTCCGCCGACATCGACCTCATCCGCGGCCACGCCCGGATCACCGGCGAGAAGACGATCGAGGTCGACGGCACGACGTACACGGCAGCCGCGGCGATCGCGGTCGTCACGGGCTCGCTGCACACCCTCCCCGACGTCCCGGGGCTGGCCGACGCGACGCCGTGGGGCACGCGTGAGGCCACCAGTGGGCAGACGGTGCCCGAGAGCCTGTTCGTCATCGGCGGCGGGGTCTCCGGCTCGGAGCTCGCGACCGCGTGGGCGTCCCTCGGGGCGAAGGTCACGCTCGTCGCACGGCACGGGCTGCTCGGCGGCATGGAGCCGTTCGCGGGAGAGCTCGTCGCCGACTCCCTCCGCGAGCTGGGCGTCGACGTCCGCACCGGCGTGAACCCCACCCGCGTCGACCGCGACGAGCACGGCCTCGTCACGACGACGCTCGACGACGGCTCGACGGTCATCACGAGCGAGGTCCTCGCCGCGACCGGACGCGCCGCGACCACGAAGGACCTCGGCCTCGAGTCCGTCGGGCTGACCGCGGGCGACTGGCTGCAGGTCGACGACACGATGCTCGTGCAGGGCACCGACTGGCTCTACGCCGTCGGCGACGTCAACCACCGCGTGCTCCTCACCCACCAGGGCAAGTACCAGGCGCGTGCCGCGGGCGAGGCGATCGCCGCCCGGTACCAGGGCACGCCGCTGCACACCGAACCGTGGGGTGCGCACGTCGCCACCGCCGACCACGCTGCGGTCCCGCAGGTCACCTTCACCGACCCCGAGGTCGCGAGCGTCGGCCTGACCGAGGCCACGGCCCGCGAGCAGGGGCTGAACGTCCGGGCGGTCGAGTACGAGCTCGGCAACGTCGCCGGCGCCTCGCTGCAGGCGGACGGCTACACCGGGCGGGCGAAGATGGTCGTCGACGAGGACCGCGGGGTCGTCGTCGGCGTGACCTTCGTCGGGCAGGACGTCGCCGAGATGCTGCACGCCGCGACGATCGCCGTCGTGGGCGAGGTGCCGGTCGACCGCCTCTGGCACGCCGTCCCCGCCTACCCGACGATGAACGAGATCTGGCTGCGACTGCTCGAGACCTACGGCCGCCCGGAGTAG
- a CDS encoding Fe-S oxidoreductase: protein MRNPLLDSPVSRAGWAFATAVGLAVGVPLSTGKVRVVDGLIVCTGLPRWVFRRGGTCVGSVYLTRDNDGDRVLRHERVHVDQWRRYGMLMPIVYALAGQDPLRNRFEIEAGLEDGNYR from the coding sequence GTGCGGAACCCCCTGCTCGACTCCCCCGTGTCCCGGGCGGGGTGGGCGTTCGCGACCGCGGTCGGCCTCGCCGTCGGCGTCCCGCTCTCCACCGGGAAGGTGCGGGTCGTCGACGGGCTGATCGTGTGCACGGGGCTGCCGCGGTGGGTGTTCCGCCGAGGTGGCACGTGCGTGGGGTCGGTCTACCTCACGCGGGACAACGACGGCGACCGGGTGCTCCGGCACGAGCGGGTGCACGTCGACCAGTGGCGGCGGTACGGGATGCTCATGCCGATCGTGTACGCGTTGGCGGGGCAGGATCCGCTGCGGAACCGGTTCGAGATCGAGGCCGGCCTCGAGGACGGCAACTACCGCTGA
- a CDS encoding PspA/IM30 family protein, with protein sequence MAKQTIFGRISTLVRANINQLIDDAEDPQKMLDQLVRDYTNNIADAKTAIAQTIGNVRLLEQDHEEDKRAAVEWGQKAANASSAADKYRTEGKTAEADKFDNLAKIAIGKQIAAEQEVKDAEPNLASQNEAVEKLKSGLAGMEQKLEELRSKRDNLVARSKTAEAQSKVNDALGNIDVLDPTSDLGRFEEKVRREEAKVLGQQELQSSSLDSQFESLEDVGKDAEVEARLAALKSGGSSSI encoded by the coding sequence ATGGCAAAGCAGACGATCTTCGGGCGGATCTCGACCCTCGTCCGGGCGAACATCAACCAGCTCATCGACGACGCCGAGGATCCCCAGAAGATGCTCGACCAGCTCGTGCGGGACTACACGAACAACATCGCGGACGCCAAGACGGCGATCGCGCAGACGATCGGCAACGTCCGACTGCTCGAGCAGGACCACGAAGAGGACAAGCGAGCAGCGGTGGAGTGGGGCCAGAAGGCCGCCAACGCCTCCTCCGCTGCGGACAAGTACCGCACCGAGGGCAAGACGGCCGAGGCGGACAAGTTCGACAACCTCGCCAAGATCGCGATCGGCAAGCAGATCGCGGCCGAGCAGGAGGTCAAGGACGCCGAGCCGAACCTCGCCTCGCAGAACGAGGCGGTGGAGAAGCTCAAGTCGGGCCTCGCCGGCATGGAGCAGAAGCTCGAGGAGCTCCGCTCGAAGCGCGACAACCTCGTCGCCCGGTCGAAGACGGCCGAGGCGCAGTCCAAGGTCAACGACGCGCTCGGCAACATCGACGTGCTCGACCCGACGAGCGACCTCGGCCGCTTCGAGGAGAAGGTGCGCCGCGAAGAGGCGAAGGTCCTCGGCCAGCAGGAGCTGCAGTCGTCGAGCCTCGACTCGCAGTTCGAGAGCCTCGAGGACGTGGGCAAGGACGCCGAGGTCGAGGCACGGCTCGCCGCCCTGAAGTCCGGCGGTTCGTCGAGCATCTGA
- the map gene encoding type I methionyl aminopeptidase, producing MIEILTPAEVDRARATGALVGTILQTLRERTRVGTNLLEIDRWTKAMIEDAGAESCYVDYAPSFGRGPFGHHVCTAVNDAVLHGLPHDRTLQDGDLLTLDLAVSLDGIAADAAVSFVVGTPDPADLALIDATERALAAAIDTAGPGVRTGDLSHAIGTVLEGAGYPVNVEFGGHGIGSTMHQDPHVSNTGRPGRGYTLRPGLLLALEPWVMADTDVLVTDPDGWTLRSATGARTAHTEHTVAITEDGVEVLTLPR from the coding sequence ATGATCGAGATCCTCACCCCGGCCGAGGTCGACCGGGCCCGCGCCACCGGAGCCCTCGTCGGCACGATCCTGCAGACCCTGCGCGAGCGCACCCGCGTCGGCACGAACCTGCTCGAGATCGACCGGTGGACGAAGGCGATGATCGAGGACGCCGGCGCCGAGTCCTGCTACGTCGACTACGCCCCGTCGTTCGGACGCGGGCCGTTCGGCCACCACGTGTGCACCGCCGTCAACGACGCCGTCCTGCACGGACTCCCCCACGACCGGACCCTGCAGGACGGCGACCTGCTGACGCTCGACCTGGCCGTCTCGCTCGACGGCATCGCCGCCGACGCCGCCGTCAGCTTCGTGGTCGGCACACCGGACCCGGCCGACCTGGCCCTCATCGACGCCACCGAGCGCGCCCTCGCCGCAGCGATCGACACCGCCGGCCCCGGGGTCCGCACGGGCGACCTGTCGCACGCCATCGGCACGGTGCTCGAGGGCGCCGGCTACCCCGTCAACGTCGAGTTCGGCGGCCACGGCATCGGCTCGACGATGCACCAGGACCCGCACGTGTCGAACACCGGGCGACCCGGACGCGGCTACACCCTCCGCCCCGGGCTGCTCCTCGCGCTCGAGCCGTGGGTGATGGCCGACACCGACGTGCTCGTCACCGACCCGGACGGCTGGACGCTCCGCAGCGCCACGGGAGCACGCACCGCGCACACCGAGCACACGGTGGCGATCACCGAGGACGGCGTCGAGGTCCTCACGCTCCCACGCTGA
- a CDS encoding helix-turn-helix domain-containing protein: MVRLPLSPDEVARGRRLGALLRRARGERSMLDTALRAGISPETLRKIETGRIATPAFSTIASVAGVVGLSLDAVWAEVNGTPETADVGGAPDLVETAS, translated from the coding sequence ATGGTCCGTCTCCCGCTCAGCCCCGACGAGGTCGCCCGTGGTCGGCGGCTCGGAGCGCTGCTCCGTCGTGCCCGCGGGGAGCGCTCGATGCTCGACACGGCGCTGCGGGCCGGGATCTCGCCGGAGACGCTGCGGAAGATCGAGACCGGCCGCATCGCGACGCCGGCGTTCTCGACGATCGCGTCCGTCGCCGGGGTCGTCGGGCTGTCCCTCGACGCGGTGTGGGCCGAGGTGAACGGTACCCCGGAGACGGCCGACGTCGGCGGCGCTCCGGACCTGGTCGAGACCGCGAGCTGA
- a CDS encoding ABC transporter ATP-binding protein: protein MTGSVGGAGAASTVPATALGARGLTLAYDDRVVVSALDVDIPDGELTVIVGPNACGKSTLLKSFARTLKPTAGTVYLDGSPISSLRPKAVARRVGMLPQTPIAPDGITVRDLVSRGRFPHQDLLHPSSGSDRRAVRAALEQTSTVSLADRSVDELSGGQRQRVWIAMVLAQETDIVLLDEPTTFLDIAHQYDVLELASALHAAGRTVVAVLHDLNQAARYATHVIAMRDGSIVASGPPASVVTADLVEDVFGLPCVVVADPETGTPLVVPRRPAA from the coding sequence TTGACCGGATCCGTCGGCGGTGCCGGGGCTGCGTCGACTGTGCCGGCGACCGCGCTCGGGGCCCGGGGGCTGACGCTCGCGTACGACGACCGGGTCGTGGTGTCCGCGCTCGACGTCGACATCCCGGACGGTGAACTGACGGTCATCGTCGGGCCGAACGCCTGCGGCAAGTCGACGCTGCTGAAGTCGTTCGCGCGGACGCTGAAGCCGACCGCCGGCACCGTGTACCTCGACGGGTCGCCGATCTCGTCCCTCCGCCCGAAGGCCGTCGCGCGCCGCGTCGGGATGCTCCCGCAGACCCCGATCGCGCCGGACGGCATCACCGTGCGCGACCTGGTGTCCCGGGGGCGGTTCCCGCACCAGGACCTGCTGCACCCCTCGTCGGGGTCGGACCGGCGGGCCGTGCGGGCCGCGCTCGAGCAGACGTCGACCGTGTCGCTCGCCGACCGCAGCGTGGACGAGCTGTCCGGCGGGCAGCGACAGCGGGTGTGGATCGCGATGGTGCTCGCGCAGGAGACCGACATCGTCCTGCTCGACGAGCCCACCACGTTCCTGGACATCGCGCACCAGTACGACGTGCTCGAGCTGGCCTCGGCGTTGCACGCGGCCGGTCGGACGGTCGTCGCGGTGCTGCACGACCTCAACCAGGCGGCGCGGTACGCCACGCACGTGATCGCGATGCGTGACGGGTCGATCGTGGCGTCGGGGCCGCCGGCGTCGGTGGTGACGGCCGACCTCGTCGAGGACGTGTTCGGGCTGCCGTGCGTCGTCGTCGCCGACCCCGAGACGGGCACGCCCCTCGTGGTGCCGCGGCGCCCCGCGGCCTGA
- a CDS encoding YgcG family protein, with protein sequence MGRIAAALLAVFLVLAPAATARATAPVDLGGAYVLDEADALSSSQQSRIENAVQQLYTDTKTQLYVVFVPTFTNPSDHTEWGAATMSANQIDSDGILLSVAVDDRNYDVQQTNETSISESDVQSAVDDDLLPALKQSDWSGAALAFANGLADTQAPPDLTWLWILLAVVVVAVVVVVLVIRTRNKRRTAAATKAQEASLADLERTAGGALVTIDDELRTAEQEVGFATAQFGADAAKPFAEAVAAAQQAVRKAFTFQQQLDDEIPDSPQQRADWANQIIAICEQAHASIEEQTESFDKLRSLEDGVEEAAAALAQAVAAAPASVQQASAALDRVRSAYTGRTLATVSDSVDQAEQVLAYATERSQAATAAIAAGNKGEAVVAVRDAQHALAQVQQLTSSASAAEASFAEATARAEAMRVDIEGDVAAARTLTVGGPELAAAVTRAETVLRQGFDPKDPITAVDALTKANTEIDQAIAAARGAEEQQRRASRALDDALRDARNRISQAREFISLHRGGVGPTARTRLSEAQRALDDAVQLATTDPGQALQAARAAEQYAAAAMDAANDDMGGWGGGGGFGGGGGNGAQLGGLVTGIVLGGLLGGRGGSYGGGSFGGGGFGGGGGFGGGGGFGGGGGGGGGGFSGGGRF encoded by the coding sequence GTGGGACGCATCGCTGCGGCACTCCTGGCCGTGTTCCTCGTGCTGGCGCCGGCGGCGACGGCGCGAGCGACCGCACCGGTCGACCTCGGTGGCGCGTACGTCCTCGACGAGGCCGACGCGCTCAGCTCCTCGCAGCAGTCCCGGATCGAGAACGCCGTGCAACAGCTCTACACGGACACGAAGACCCAGCTCTACGTCGTCTTCGTCCCGACGTTCACGAACCCGTCGGACCACACCGAGTGGGGCGCCGCGACGATGTCGGCGAACCAGATCGACTCCGACGGCATCCTGCTGTCGGTCGCCGTCGACGACCGGAACTACGACGTCCAGCAGACGAACGAGACGAGCATCTCGGAGTCCGACGTCCAGTCCGCGGTGGACGACGACCTGCTGCCGGCCCTCAAGCAGAGCGACTGGTCGGGTGCCGCGCTGGCCTTCGCGAACGGCCTCGCCGACACTCAGGCGCCGCCGGACCTCACCTGGCTGTGGATCCTCCTCGCCGTCGTGGTCGTCGCGGTCGTCGTCGTGGTGCTCGTCATCCGGACGCGGAACAAGCGCCGGACGGCCGCCGCGACGAAGGCGCAGGAAGCGTCCCTCGCCGACCTCGAGCGGACCGCCGGTGGCGCCCTCGTGACGATCGACGACGAGCTGCGCACCGCCGAGCAAGAGGTCGGGTTCGCCACCGCGCAATTCGGTGCCGACGCCGCGAAGCCCTTCGCCGAGGCGGTCGCCGCGGCGCAGCAGGCCGTGCGCAAGGCCTTCACGTTCCAGCAGCAGCTCGACGACGAGATCCCGGACTCCCCGCAGCAGCGCGCCGACTGGGCGAACCAGATCATCGCCATCTGCGAGCAGGCGCACGCCTCGATCGAGGAGCAGACGGAGTCGTTCGACAAGCTCCGCTCGCTCGAGGACGGCGTCGAGGAAGCCGCTGCCGCGCTCGCGCAGGCCGTCGCCGCCGCCCCGGCATCGGTCCAGCAGGCGAGCGCCGCGCTGGACCGGGTCCGCTCGGCGTACACCGGCCGGACCCTCGCGACCGTGTCGGACAGCGTCGACCAGGCCGAGCAGGTCCTCGCCTACGCGACCGAACGGTCCCAGGCGGCCACCGCCGCGATCGCCGCGGGCAACAAGGGCGAGGCGGTCGTCGCCGTGCGCGACGCCCAGCACGCCCTCGCGCAGGTGCAGCAGCTCACGTCGAGCGCGAGCGCTGCCGAAGCGAGCTTCGCCGAGGCCACTGCACGCGCCGAGGCGATGCGCGTCGACATCGAGGGCGACGTCGCCGCGGCGCGTACTCTTACCGTCGGCGGACCGGAACTCGCCGCCGCGGTCACCCGTGCCGAGACCGTGCTGCGGCAGGGCTTCGACCCGAAGGACCCGATCACCGCGGTCGACGCCCTCACCAAGGCCAACACCGAGATCGACCAGGCCATCGCCGCGGCCCGTGGCGCCGAGGAACAGCAGCGTCGGGCGTCCCGTGCGCTCGACGACGCGCTCCGCGACGCCCGGAACCGGATCAGCCAGGCGCGCGAGTTCATCTCGCTGCACCGCGGCGGGGTCGGACCGACGGCGCGGACGCGGCTGTCCGAGGCGCAACGAGCACTCGACGACGCCGTCCAGCTCGCCACGACGGACCCGGGGCAGGCGCTGCAGGCAGCGCGTGCGGCCGAGCAGTACGCGGCGGCCGCGATGGACGCCGCGAACGACGACATGGGCGGCTGGGGCGGTGGCGGCGGCTTCGGCGGCGGTGGCGGCAACGGCGCGCAGCTCGGCGGCCTCGTCACCGGCATCGTGCTCGGTGGCCTGCTCGGCGGTCGCGGCGGCAGTTACGGCGGCGGCTCCTTCGGGGGTGGCGGCTTCGGCGGAGGCGGCGGCTTCGGGGGCGGCGGCGGCTTCGGCGGGGGCGGCGGAGGCGGCGGGGGCGGTTTCTCCGGCGGCGGCCGCTTCTAG
- a CDS encoding 4'-phosphopantetheinyl transferase superfamily protein translates to MSLPRLQTVVVTIRRSGGSPDADREALLTAVASAAGVGVSAVRAGRVCPHCAATDHGRPWAEVDGSAVGVSLARTTDLVALAVGPPGIGVDLERVSRVAAAPLEAFTPGELARSGDDTARAACWAVKEAVLKRDGRGLRVDPNRVDVDLGRGTAVLDGVSQPVSVSFPAVDVVLAVAAGGAPVSVGA, encoded by the coding sequence GTGAGTCTCCCGCGCCTCCAGACCGTCGTGGTGACGATCCGGCGGTCCGGCGGCAGTCCCGACGCGGACCGGGAGGCGCTGCTCACCGCCGTCGCGTCGGCGGCGGGTGTCGGCGTCTCGGCCGTGCGCGCGGGGCGCGTCTGCCCGCACTGCGCCGCGACGGACCACGGCCGCCCCTGGGCCGAGGTCGACGGCTCCGCCGTCGGCGTGAGCCTCGCACGGACCACCGACCTCGTCGCACTGGCCGTCGGACCACCCGGGATCGGCGTCGACCTCGAGCGCGTGTCGCGGGTCGCAGCAGCCCCGCTCGAAGCGTTCACGCCCGGGGAGCTCGCCCGGTCCGGCGACGACACTGCCCGGGCGGCGTGCTGGGCGGTGAAGGAGGCCGTCCTCAAGCGTGACGGCCGAGGACTCCGGGTGGACCCCAACCGCGTCGACGTCGACCTGGGCAGGGGCACGGCGGTCCTGGACGGGGTGTCGCAGCCGGTCTCGGTGTCGTTCCCCGCGGTCGACGTGGTGCTCGCGGTCGCGGCGGGAGGGGCTCCGGTCAGCGTGGGAGCGTGA
- a CDS encoding M1 family metallopeptidase, which translates to MKPASTNPDADPYTPHSGDRRWSAHHYELRLEYRVATNRLDGTATITGRAHEDLDRVVLDLHGMTVDRVDVDGKRAKKHTTATHKLTVTPAEPVAVGTDFTVHVRYRGTPHPLRSPWGQIGWEELTDGVIVAAQPTGAPSWFPCNDRPNDKATYRFEITAEAAYDVVANGELLGKERARAGTTWTYSTTEPMATYLATVQIGRYRTTKLRGSDTPVTLHHPADLGTAAKTDFGRVPDMLALYADRFGPYPFASYGVVVTDDELEIPLEAHGLAVFGRNHVDGEHGTDRLIAHELAHQWFGNSVTVARWKDIWLHEGFACYAEWLWSEHRGGESADTLAATYRDGLLEQPEDLVVADPGPKDMFDDRVYKRGALALHAVRRSVGDDAFFAGLRTITERHRYGSVAPEDVHAAFADAAGTDVDAVRAVTAPWLDEPAVPAL; encoded by the coding sequence GTGAAGCCCGCCTCGACGAACCCAGACGCCGACCCGTACACCCCGCACAGCGGCGACCGACGGTGGAGCGCCCACCACTACGAGCTCCGTCTGGAGTACCGCGTCGCGACGAACCGCCTCGACGGCACCGCGACGATCACCGGACGTGCGCACGAGGACCTCGACCGTGTCGTCCTCGACCTGCACGGCATGACGGTCGACCGGGTGGACGTCGACGGCAAGCGGGCGAAGAAGCACACGACCGCGACGCACAAGCTCACCGTGACCCCGGCCGAGCCCGTCGCCGTCGGCACGGACTTCACCGTCCACGTGCGGTACCGCGGCACACCGCACCCGCTCCGCAGTCCGTGGGGCCAGATCGGCTGGGAGGAGCTGACCGACGGTGTCATCGTCGCGGCACAGCCCACCGGCGCCCCGTCGTGGTTCCCGTGCAACGACCGACCGAACGACAAGGCCACCTACCGGTTCGAGATCACCGCCGAGGCCGCCTACGACGTCGTCGCGAACGGCGAGCTGCTCGGTAAGGAGCGCGCCCGCGCCGGCACGACGTGGACGTACTCCACGACCGAGCCGATGGCGACGTACCTCGCGACGGTGCAGATCGGGCGCTACCGCACGACGAAGCTCCGCGGCTCGGACACCCCCGTCACGCTGCACCACCCCGCCGACCTCGGCACGGCCGCGAAGACGGACTTCGGGCGGGTGCCGGACATGCTCGCCCTGTACGCGGACCGGTTCGGGCCGTACCCGTTCGCGTCGTACGGCGTCGTGGTGACCGACGACGAGCTCGAGATCCCGCTCGAGGCGCACGGCCTGGCGGTCTTCGGCCGGAACCACGTCGACGGCGAGCACGGCACCGACCGGCTCATCGCACACGAGCTCGCGCACCAGTGGTTCGGCAACTCCGTGACGGTCGCCAGGTGGAAGGACATCTGGTTGCACGAGGGCTTCGCCTGCTACGCCGAGTGGCTCTGGTCGGAGCACCGCGGCGGCGAGTCGGCGGACACCCTCGCGGCGACGTACCGCGACGGGCTCCTGGAGCAGCCCGAGGACCTCGTCGTGGCCGACCCGGGCCCGAAGGACATGTTCGACGACCGGGTCTACAAGCGCGGCGCCCTGGCCCTGCACGCCGTCCGTCGGTCGGTCGGCGACGACGCCTTCTTCGCCGGGCTCCGGACGATCACCGAGCGACACCGGTACGGGTCGGTCGCACCGGAGGACGTGCACGCCGCGTTCGCCGACGCAGCCGGGACCGACGTCGACGCGGTCCGGGCCGTGACGGCACCCTGGCTCGACGAGCCCGCCGTCCCCGCGCTCTAG